TATTGTCTTTGTCATGAATATCTTGAAGAGTGtgttaatacatataaaaacatGAATTCAAGCtcttgttctttttattttctagaAGATAATAATGATGTATTATGttcagaattaaaaaaatttaattcttaTTATTCAGATCTTATTAGTGATATAACACTAGGGGAAAAATTACCAAACATAGATACTGGAAtaagaaaagtaaaattattagATTGTCAACCTACATCAGAATCTGTATCTGATGTAAAAACTTTGCCAACAGCTCTTGGCACAATTGCTGGAGCATCTTCCATATTAgcgttattatataaggttaatacaaaaattcatttaaatatatgcaaaatattgcATACCTCTGATTATGCGATGCTCTCATATTAaatga
The genomic region above belongs to Plasmodium cynomolgi strain B DNA, scaffold: 1053, whole genome shotgun sequence and contains:
- a CDS encoding hypothetical protein (putative), yielding MNIVHIYIIGCTLIQKRAPIKISICSYDSYNKLKVILESNDLVKLSYFKFNIDYIKNILKEKENPNYCLCHEYLEECVNTYKNMNSSSCSFYFLEDNNDVLCSELKKFNSYYSDLISDITLGEKLPNIDTGIRKVKLLDCQPTSESVSDVKTLPTALGTIAGASSILAFMDKYKNTREI